A portion of the Micromonospora tarapacensis genome contains these proteins:
- a CDS encoding DUF3696 domain-containing protein encodes MPLRRIVLENYRCFRDRQEIELAPVTVVLGKNNSGKSVLTRAPLVIATGFDTTSTAPLDLDRLHPLPVDGFPDLIFEQSTHGRFTLGVEVEGRGAFAMEASIRYVDEDRSAYVSGLRVTAEGESVEYRLQPTIEVTAKGLIYDIQRGQDSTTKPVTFAGLLPHYFEFQRYWPGKRPWLPSLGPIRFLSAYRDRPERQHRLPFGTAREVGEQGQGVYGILADDRARRSGELIERVNVLLAHIVPDWRIEEIPAGPLWSTVLTRRGSQVRVNLADAGTGLAQVLPILVQCALDELRGGTVKPLQIVEEPEMHLHPGAHAALADLYLDTARETGTRFLIETHSETLLLRLRRRIAEGACQPDTVAVYVVEQKDGVSTVQRVSIDELGNLGVGWPDGYFSQDYEEARALATAQMSRSGYGS; translated from the coding sequence ATGCCGCTGCGCAGGATCGTGTTGGAGAATTACCGCTGCTTCCGGGACCGGCAGGAGATCGAGCTGGCCCCGGTGACCGTGGTGCTCGGCAAGAACAACTCCGGCAAGAGCGTGCTGACCCGCGCCCCACTGGTCATCGCCACCGGCTTCGACACCACCAGCACCGCACCGCTCGACCTGGACCGGCTGCATCCGTTGCCGGTGGACGGTTTCCCCGACCTGATCTTCGAGCAGAGCACCCACGGCCGCTTCACGCTGGGCGTGGAGGTCGAGGGTCGGGGTGCCTTCGCGATGGAGGCGAGCATCCGCTACGTCGACGAGGACCGCTCGGCGTACGTCTCCGGTCTTCGCGTCACGGCCGAGGGTGAGTCCGTCGAGTACCGGTTGCAGCCGACCATCGAGGTGACCGCCAAGGGACTGATCTACGACATCCAGCGTGGCCAGGACTCGACCACCAAGCCGGTCACCTTCGCGGGACTGCTGCCACACTATTTCGAGTTTCAGCGCTACTGGCCGGGAAAGCGCCCATGGCTGCCGTCCCTGGGGCCGATCCGTTTCCTCAGTGCCTACCGCGACCGTCCGGAGCGACAGCACCGGCTGCCGTTCGGGACGGCACGCGAGGTGGGGGAGCAGGGCCAGGGGGTGTACGGCATCCTCGCCGACGACCGGGCCCGGCGCAGCGGAGAGCTGATCGAGCGGGTCAACGTGCTGCTCGCCCACATCGTGCCCGACTGGCGGATCGAGGAGATCCCGGCCGGCCCACTGTGGTCGACGGTGCTCACCCGTCGGGGCAGCCAGGTGCGGGTGAATCTCGCCGACGCCGGCACTGGCCTGGCGCAGGTGCTGCCGATCCTGGTGCAGTGCGCTCTCGACGAACTGCGTGGCGGCACCGTCAAGCCGTTGCAGATCGTCGAGGAACCGGAGATGCACCTGCATCCCGGAGCCCATGCCGCGCTGGCGGATCTCTATCTCGACACCGCACGCGAGACCGGCACCCGATTTCTGATCGAAACCCACAGCGAAACCTTGTTGTTGCGGCTGCGACGCCGCATCGCGGAAGGCGCATGTCAGCCCGACACCGTGGCGGTCTACGTGGTGGAGCAGAAGGACGGTGTGTCGACCGTGCAGCGGGTGTCAATCGACGAGCTGGGCAATCTCGGTGTCGGCTGGCCGGACGGGTACTTCTCCCAGGACTACGAGGAGGCACGGGCGTTGGCGACCGCGCAGATGAGCCGGAGCGGCTATGGATCTTGA
- a CDS encoding DUF262 domain-containing protein: MRTDQAEIRPDPTIALVDDLLGGIGRGEIRVPAFQRPFVWRPHQMLELFDSIERGYPIGSLLLWQTDERVPSLDEIGGLAVPPPPDGRQVSYLLDGHQRVSTLFGVLNRPLRDGPAEGEGDWIWQIYRDLRPDPLGSDRYRHHRSGRFSPHLLPLAAVMRTRDFLRHFHRVELTVKDPAQADALIREAEAVAQRIKGYKLTMVRLQGASIDQAVNVYARLNRTGTRMDPDQMVSALTYRKEQPSLASRIDDIVTAIADTGFGELPRLAVFRSLLAIAGETDIMSPRWSLVADYVQNRLHDALPQTDRAVRLAAQFLRTGVNLPQAKFLPYSHQLVLLAMFFHVCPEPSGRQYDRLRRWFWVTSWSSAFAGATSTVLRKALAEMRTFASGAGDLDPDVGDVRPMPESFNLNSARTKAYVAWETLEFPRRLDMLGQPFDVVKVLEAADSQIFRHVVPKDSRPANRLIFPTTPNTGVLAALKGLSPPRGPGLFDGNPELSGLVGRSVTEQILDSHGIPIKAWRRLCEGGNGNQIFVDDRTDFLAERIRAFADHLDVPISGRLDVPLAGSMADDDWE; the protein is encoded by the coding sequence ATGCGCACCGACCAGGCCGAGATCCGGCCCGACCCGACCATCGCGCTCGTCGATGATCTGCTGGGCGGCATCGGTCGGGGTGAGATCCGGGTGCCGGCGTTCCAGCGGCCCTTCGTCTGGCGACCCCACCAGATGCTGGAGCTGTTCGACAGCATCGAGCGCGGCTACCCGATCGGCAGCCTGCTGCTCTGGCAGACCGACGAGCGGGTGCCCTCGCTGGACGAGATCGGCGGCCTGGCGGTGCCGCCGCCACCGGACGGCCGCCAGGTCTCCTATCTGCTCGACGGGCACCAGCGGGTGTCCACACTGTTCGGGGTGCTGAACCGGCCGCTGCGCGACGGCCCGGCCGAGGGCGAGGGAGACTGGATCTGGCAGATCTACCGCGACCTGCGCCCCGACCCGCTCGGCTCGGACCGCTACCGGCACCACCGTTCCGGCAGGTTCTCCCCGCACCTGCTGCCACTGGCCGCGGTGATGCGCACCCGGGACTTCCTCCGGCACTTCCACCGGGTGGAGCTGACGGTCAAGGATCCCGCCCAGGCGGATGCGCTGATCCGGGAGGCCGAGGCGGTCGCGCAGCGGATCAAGGGCTACAAGCTGACCATGGTCAGGCTCCAGGGGGCCAGCATCGACCAGGCGGTCAACGTGTACGCCCGGCTCAACCGCACCGGCACCCGGATGGACCCGGACCAGATGGTCTCCGCGCTGACCTACCGCAAGGAGCAGCCGTCCCTGGCGAGCCGGATCGACGACATCGTGACCGCCATCGCCGACACCGGCTTCGGTGAGCTGCCCCGGCTGGCGGTGTTCCGCTCGTTGCTGGCCATCGCCGGGGAGACCGACATCATGTCGCCCCGCTGGAGCCTGGTCGCCGACTACGTGCAGAACCGCCTGCACGACGCCCTGCCGCAGACCGACCGCGCGGTACGCCTCGCCGCCCAGTTCCTGCGCACCGGCGTGAACCTGCCGCAGGCGAAGTTCCTTCCGTACTCACACCAGCTCGTGCTGCTGGCGATGTTCTTCCACGTCTGCCCGGAGCCGAGCGGCCGGCAGTACGACCGGCTGCGCCGCTGGTTCTGGGTGACCTCCTGGTCGAGCGCGTTCGCCGGAGCGACCTCCACCGTGCTACGCAAGGCGCTGGCGGAGATGCGCACCTTCGCCAGCGGCGCGGGTGACCTCGACCCGGACGTCGGCGACGTCCGGCCGATGCCCGAGTCGTTCAACCTCAACAGCGCCCGCACCAAGGCGTACGTGGCCTGGGAGACGCTGGAGTTTCCCCGCCGGCTCGACATGCTGGGCCAGCCGTTCGACGTGGTGAAGGTGCTGGAGGCCGCGGACAGCCAGATCTTCCGGCACGTCGTGCCGAAGGACAGTCGCCCCGCCAACCGGCTGATCTTCCCCACCACGCCGAACACGGGCGTGCTGGCCGCGCTCAAGGGGCTCAGCCCGCCCCGAGGTCCGGGCCTGTTCGACGGCAACCCGGAGCTGAGTGGCCTGGTGGGCCGCTCGGTCACCGAGCAGATCCTGGACAGCCACGGCATCCCGATCAAGGCGTGGCGGCGGCTCTGCGAGGGCGGCAACGGCAACCAGATCTTCGTCGACGACCGGACCGACTTCCTGGCGGAACGGATCCGGGCCTTCGCCGACCATCTCGACGTGCCGATCTCCGGCCGCCTCGACGTGCCGCTCGCCGGGAGCATGGCCGACGACGACTGGGAGTAG
- the pglX gene encoding BREX-2 system adenine-specific DNA-methyltransferase PglX gives MIELKALQAQVKTLVEDLRGQVAQTPGLRAELRQEWAAAQAAERVGASFETWLEDILDQAAVAWVLGCVFVRFCEDNQLVDGLWIGGADPAAPAEQAVQRRQAYLIANPRHNDRHWLREAFGYLAELRATGKIFDRHNPVWRFAISGPAAEDLSDFFRRGAAAATLRRDDLNTRFLGDLYQDLSAHAKKTYALLQTPEFVEEFILDRTFEPAVKEFGLPATSVIDPTCGSGHFLLGAFHRLFDKWRDREPATDPRVLAERALGQVTGVDINPFAVAIARFRLLIAAMKACQLTTLERTPAFPVRVATGDSLLPWGAFSSRAQGDLLAELEGKEIFAYESEDADLLKDYLAENQYSVVVGNPPYITVSDSARNKLYRGLYETCSGKYALTVPFAERFFALAKRGDHDGDGAGHVGQITGNAFMKREFGKKLINEYFANSVELAEVIDTSGAYIPGHGTPTVLLIGRNRFVSSRYSGTIRTVLGVRGEPSTPDDPSEGKVWLAIKAQVDAPDSESGWVSVADFARVQLASHPWSLSGGGAPGLMDAIQGQVEARIRDQASMMGFVAITAEDDAFFLTKSATRRLGVETTRPMVTGDVVRDFRIAADIAAIFPYEGDLDVAVPAKLPQIMKVLWPNRRVLQRRKRFGVLIEDIPSLRWYEFGELYREKLQTPLSIAFAFVATHNHFVLDRGGKVFKQSAPVIKLPEGASEDDHLRLLGVLNSSTACFWLKQVSQSKAGSGIGRGIQPEAWMDRWEFTGTKLEEFPLPSAYPLGRARELDGLAQRLGSLTPAAVAASGVPSRQRLAEAEAEYHSVRARMIAVQEELDWEVYRLYGLIDEDLTCADPPELKLGERAFEIVLHTSGAQTEWFNRHGSKPIDRPKADWPAEYRSLVERRIAVIGSNRHIGLIERPECKRRWSTDGWEKMQSVALRDWLLDRLEAPELWGGQPGPLSVAQLADRVGGDQDFRAVLELWVGHDNYELTRALGELVADEHVPYLPAQRYKPAGLRKRAQWERTWALQRREDAGEQVTIEVPPKYSSADFVRPSYWRARGKLDVPKERFISYPGAGRDSDGSELLGWAGWDHLAQAQALATVYLDRKTQEAWPAHRLLPLLAGLAETEPWLHQWHSGEQPGFPGSPAEFFTDFINAELAALSSDRSALTLLRGVPELP, from the coding sequence GTGATCGAGCTGAAGGCGTTGCAGGCGCAGGTCAAGACCCTGGTGGAGGATCTGCGCGGGCAGGTCGCGCAGACGCCGGGCCTGCGCGCCGAGCTGCGCCAGGAGTGGGCTGCGGCGCAGGCCGCCGAGCGGGTCGGTGCCAGCTTCGAGACCTGGCTGGAGGACATCCTCGACCAGGCGGCGGTGGCTTGGGTGCTCGGCTGCGTCTTCGTCCGCTTCTGCGAGGACAACCAGCTCGTCGACGGGCTGTGGATCGGCGGCGCCGACCCGGCCGCGCCGGCCGAGCAGGCGGTGCAGCGCCGGCAGGCGTACCTGATCGCCAACCCCCGCCACAACGACCGGCACTGGCTGCGCGAAGCCTTCGGCTACCTGGCCGAGCTGCGCGCCACCGGCAAGATCTTCGACCGGCACAACCCGGTCTGGCGCTTCGCCATCTCCGGCCCCGCCGCCGAGGATCTCAGCGACTTCTTCCGCCGCGGCGCCGCCGCCGCGACGCTGCGCCGCGACGACCTGAACACCCGCTTCCTTGGCGACCTCTACCAGGACCTCTCCGCCCACGCCAAGAAGACGTACGCCCTGTTGCAGACCCCCGAGTTCGTCGAGGAATTCATCCTCGACCGCACCTTCGAGCCGGCAGTCAAGGAATTCGGCCTGCCCGCCACCAGCGTCATCGACCCGACCTGCGGCTCCGGCCACTTCCTGCTCGGCGCCTTCCACCGGCTGTTCGACAAGTGGCGCGACCGCGAGCCGGCCACCGACCCCCGGGTGTTGGCGGAGCGGGCACTCGGCCAGGTCACCGGCGTCGACATCAACCCCTTCGCGGTGGCCATCGCCCGCTTCCGGCTGCTCATCGCCGCCATGAAAGCCTGCCAACTGACCACCCTGGAACGCACCCCCGCCTTCCCCGTCCGGGTAGCCACCGGCGACTCCCTGCTCCCCTGGGGCGCATTCAGCTCCCGCGCCCAGGGCGACCTGCTCGCCGAGCTGGAAGGCAAGGAAATCTTCGCGTACGAGAGCGAAGACGCCGACCTGCTCAAGGACTACCTGGCCGAGAACCAGTATTCAGTGGTGGTCGGCAACCCGCCCTACATCACGGTCTCCGACAGCGCCCGCAACAAGCTCTACCGAGGGCTCTACGAAACCTGCTCCGGCAAGTACGCCCTCACCGTGCCCTTCGCGGAACGCTTCTTCGCGCTGGCCAAGCGTGGCGACCACGACGGAGATGGTGCCGGCCACGTCGGTCAGATCACCGGCAACGCCTTCATGAAGCGCGAGTTCGGCAAGAAACTGATCAACGAATACTTTGCGAACAGCGTGGAGTTGGCCGAGGTGATCGACACCTCCGGTGCTTATATCCCTGGCCACGGCACTCCGACCGTGCTCTTGATCGGCCGTAACCGTTTCGTGAGTTCGCGCTATAGCGGCACGATTCGGACCGTGCTTGGTGTCCGCGGAGAACCATCCACCCCTGACGACCCCTCAGAAGGCAAGGTCTGGCTCGCGATCAAGGCGCAGGTAGATGCACCGGATTCTGAATCCGGATGGGTTAGTGTTGCCGACTTCGCTCGCGTTCAACTTGCCTCTCACCCATGGAGCCTCAGTGGTGGCGGCGCGCCCGGATTAATGGATGCGATTCAGGGACAAGTCGAAGCCAGAATCCGTGACCAAGCATCCATGATGGGGTTCGTCGCCATCACCGCAGAGGATGATGCATTTTTCTTGACTAAATCAGCAACTCGACGCCTGGGTGTTGAGACCACCAGGCCAATGGTTACCGGCGACGTCGTCCGCGACTTTAGAATTGCCGCCGATATTGCCGCGATTTTCCCCTACGAGGGCGATCTCGACGTGGCTGTGCCAGCCAAACTTCCGCAGATCATGAAGGTGCTGTGGCCAAACCGGCGGGTTCTTCAACGCCGCAAGCGGTTTGGTGTGCTAATCGAAGACATTCCTTCTCTGCGATGGTATGAGTTCGGTGAGCTTTACCGGGAGAAGTTGCAGACGCCGCTGTCGATTGCGTTTGCGTTTGTGGCTACGCATAACCATTTTGTGTTGGATCGGGGTGGGAAGGTCTTCAAGCAGTCGGCACCGGTGATCAAGTTGCCGGAGGGGGCGTCGGAGGACGATCACCTGCGGCTGCTCGGGGTGCTGAACAGCTCGACCGCCTGCTTCTGGCTCAAGCAGGTCAGCCAGAGCAAGGCAGGTAGCGGGATCGGTCGGGGCATCCAGCCTGAGGCTTGGATGGATCGGTGGGAGTTCACCGGTACCAAGCTTGAAGAGTTTCCGTTGCCTTCGGCGTACCCGCTTGGGCGGGCGCGGGAGTTGGATGGGCTGGCGCAGCGGCTCGGTAGCTTGACTCCGGCGGCGGTGGCCGCGTCGGGGGTGCCGAGTCGGCAGCGGCTTGCGGAGGCTGAGGCGGAGTACCACTCGGTGCGGGCGCGGATGATCGCGGTGCAGGAGGAGTTGGACTGGGAGGTCTACCGGCTCTACGGGCTGATCGACGAGGATCTGACCTGCGCCGACCCGCCGGAGTTGAAGCTGGGGGAGCGGGCCTTCGAGATCGTGTTGCACACCAGCGGGGCGCAGACCGAGTGGTTCAACCGGCACGGGTCCAAGCCGATCGACCGGCCGAAGGCCGACTGGCCGGCGGAGTACCGGTCGCTGGTGGAGCGGCGGATCGCGGTGATCGGGTCCAACCGGCACATCGGGTTGATCGAGCGGCCGGAGTGCAAGCGGCGTTGGTCGACCGACGGATGGGAGAAGATGCAGTCGGTCGCGCTGCGGGACTGGCTGCTGGATCGGTTGGAGGCTCCGGAGTTGTGGGGTGGTCAGCCGGGGCCGCTGTCGGTGGCGCAGCTCGCCGACCGGGTCGGTGGTGACCAGGATTTCCGGGCGGTGCTGGAGCTGTGGGTCGGGCACGACAACTACGAGCTGACGCGGGCGCTCGGCGAGTTGGTCGCGGACGAGCATGTGCCGTACCTCCCCGCGCAGCGTTACAAGCCGGCCGGGCTGCGCAAGCGGGCGCAGTGGGAGCGGACGTGGGCGTTGCAGCGCCGGGAGGACGCGGGGGAGCAGGTCACCATCGAGGTGCCGCCGAAGTACAGCTCGGCGGACTTCGTCCGGCCGTCGTACTGGCGGGCGCGCGGCAAGCTGGACGTGCCGAAGGAACGCTTCATCTCGTACCCGGGAGCGGGCCGGGACAGCGACGGCAGTGAGCTGCTCGGCTGGGCCGGGTGGGACCACCTGGCGCAGGCCCAGGCGCTGGCCACCGTCTATCTGGACCGCAAGACCCAGGAGGCGTGGCCGGCGCACCGGCTGTTGCCGCTGCTCGCCGGGCTGGCCGAGACCGAGCCGTGGCTGCACCAGTGGCACTCCGGCGAGCAACCCGGCTTCCCCGGGTCACCCGCCGAGTTCTTCACCGACTTCATCAACGCCGAGTTGGCCGCCCTCAGCTCCGACCGCTCGGCCCTGACCCTGCTGCGGGGTGTGCCCGAGTTGCCGTGA
- a CDS encoding helicase-associated domain-containing protein, with the protein MAGQVAGLVRRTERYAADDVHAVLRLCDSGRLRCSEKTRRPAAATVVEVAKTLSSGDFYPDEPIAAFAWPLLVQAGGLAEITGGKLQLTAKGRAALGKPAAGVVQTLWRSWLTKGLIDEFSRVENIKGQRAANVLTAPKARRQKVSEALAAQPLGEWVGVDDLFAQMKQTAWSPRVARSERALWKLYLEDPQYGSLGYAGFGEWELLEGRYTLAVLFEYAATLGLIDVAYDEPGGARDDYHENWGADSFDALSRYDGLRAIRLNDLGAYVLGVRKSYTPPEPEAPVRTVKVLPNLDVVAVGRLSPAESLVLESYARRTGDHVWTVSRESLLGAVDAGRQPADLAGFLRARAAQPDLPGSLLTLLDEITERAGRLTDLGPVRLITCADPALAMLISHDRKLRSLCRLIGDQHLAVLLDREQDFRRALTSLGYALPANVSRRPG; encoded by the coding sequence GTGGCCGGGCAGGTGGCAGGGCTCGTACGCCGGACCGAGCGGTACGCGGCCGACGACGTGCACGCCGTGCTGCGGTTGTGTGATTCCGGGCGGCTGCGGTGCAGCGAGAAGACGCGGCGGCCAGCGGCGGCCACCGTGGTCGAGGTGGCGAAGACCTTGTCCTCGGGTGACTTCTATCCGGACGAGCCGATCGCCGCGTTCGCCTGGCCGCTGCTGGTGCAGGCGGGCGGCCTCGCCGAGATCACCGGCGGGAAGCTGCAACTGACCGCGAAGGGCCGGGCCGCCCTCGGCAAGCCGGCCGCTGGAGTCGTGCAGACGCTGTGGCGGTCGTGGCTGACCAAGGGTCTGATCGACGAGTTCAGTCGGGTCGAGAACATCAAGGGGCAGCGCGCCGCCAATGTGCTGACCGCGCCGAAGGCACGGCGACAGAAGGTGTCCGAGGCACTCGCCGCCCAGCCTCTCGGCGAGTGGGTCGGCGTGGACGATCTCTTCGCGCAGATGAAGCAGACCGCCTGGTCGCCGCGGGTCGCGCGCAGCGAGCGGGCACTGTGGAAGCTGTACCTGGAGGATCCGCAGTACGGCAGCCTCGGCTATGCCGGATTCGGCGAATGGGAACTGCTGGAGGGCCGGTACACCCTGGCGGTGCTCTTCGAGTACGCCGCGACGCTGGGCCTGATCGACGTCGCCTACGACGAGCCGGGCGGCGCCCGCGACGACTACCACGAAAACTGGGGTGCCGACTCCTTCGACGCACTCAGCCGGTACGACGGGCTGCGGGCGATCCGCCTCAACGACCTCGGCGCCTACGTGCTCGGCGTACGCAAGTCGTACACTCCGCCTGAGCCAGAGGCGCCGGTGCGTACCGTGAAGGTTCTGCCCAACCTTGATGTCGTGGCCGTCGGCCGCCTTTCCCCGGCCGAGTCGCTCGTGCTGGAGAGCTACGCCCGTCGTACCGGTGACCACGTCTGGACCGTCAGCCGGGAGAGTCTGCTCGGCGCCGTCGATGCCGGGCGGCAGCCGGCCGACCTCGCCGGGTTTCTGCGGGCCCGGGCCGCGCAGCCTGACCTGCCCGGTTCGCTGCTGACGTTGTTGGATGAGATCACCGAGCGGGCCGGGCGGCTCACCGACCTGGGGCCGGTGCGCCTCATCACCTGTGCGGATCCGGCGCTGGCCATGCTGATCAGCCACGACCGGAAGCTACGGTCGCTGTGCCGGCTGATCGGTGACCAGCACCTGGCCGTACTCCTCGACCGGGAGCAGGATTTCCGGCGGGCGCTGACCAGCCTCGGCTATGCCCTGCCGGCGAACGTGTCCCGTCGGCCTGGGTAG
- a CDS encoding DUF7718 family protein has product MAKSKGRPQKGRLADMTIRPAGDDCYEPPPDEDCEEFPTVIDLAPNVRMGVRTTYLRGTSRMVYFAIWQAIKVDGKWENVARVDCHHGTIHRHDFTRQGDNHVVVLDVIPVAGGASEVLDSWCTQVELIMQNEWEDNLRRWRGDRE; this is encoded by the coding sequence ATGGCGAAGAGTAAGGGACGCCCGCAGAAGGGGCGGCTCGCCGACATGACGATCCGTCCGGCCGGCGATGACTGTTACGAGCCGCCGCCGGACGAGGACTGCGAAGAATTTCCGACGGTCATCGACCTTGCGCCGAACGTTCGCATGGGGGTGCGCACGACGTACCTGCGTGGTACCAGCCGGATGGTCTACTTCGCCATCTGGCAGGCGATCAAGGTTGACGGCAAGTGGGAGAACGTGGCGCGCGTGGACTGCCACCACGGGACGATCCACCGGCATGACTTCACCCGCCAGGGGGACAACCATGTGGTGGTCCTTGACGTAATACCGGTAGCCGGTGGCGCAAGCGAGGTTCTCGACTCGTGGTGTACGCAGGTCGAGTTGATCATGCAGAATGAATGGGAAGACAACCTACGGAGGTGGCGTGGTGACAGGGAGTGA
- a CDS encoding DUF397 domain-containing protein, giving the protein MSDLTGATWRKSTRSNNGGDCVEVADGLIGVVGLRDSKDPSGPVLAFHPAAWAAFVSGVKQEMPGSRPGQ; this is encoded by the coding sequence GTGTCTGACCTGACCGGCGCTACCTGGCGTAAGTCCACCCGGAGCAACAACGGCGGCGATTGCGTGGAGGTCGCCGACGGCCTGATCGGCGTTGTCGGGCTACGAGACAGCAAGGATCCGAGCGGTCCGGTCCTCGCGTTCCACCCGGCGGCGTGGGCCGCCTTCGTCTCCGGTGTGAAGCAGGAGATGCCCGGCAGCCGACCTGGCCAGTAG
- a CDS encoding helix-turn-helix domain-containing protein: protein MLRRQIGRKLEALRRAAGLTMEQAAEDLDRARATLHRIESGAENVRFRAADVKEMLNLYGASAEDAELLLAMTAATRENKNWWHDYIGSGLPRWFQLYIGLEAAATKVRKYQPELVPGLLQTRAYATQVFQVPGGAIDVEDSEEQEQAIQLRIERQALLTRFAAPQLSVILNEAVLRRPVGNATIMREQLDQILKAAELPNVTVQVLAFSAGLHAGAMSGAFSILEFPEDSSGKEVEPPVAYLESATGAIYLDKPHETAAYNTTWADMSSRALNEPESKSLIQQVAEEYSSV, encoded by the coding sequence ATGCTGCGACGCCAGATCGGCCGGAAGCTCGAAGCCCTCCGCAGAGCGGCCGGCCTCACCATGGAACAGGCCGCCGAGGATCTGGATCGAGCGCGAGCGACCCTGCACCGGATCGAAAGCGGCGCGGAGAACGTCCGCTTCCGGGCCGCCGACGTCAAGGAGATGCTGAACCTCTACGGCGCGTCCGCTGAGGATGCCGAGTTGCTGCTGGCGATGACCGCCGCGACCCGCGAGAACAAGAACTGGTGGCACGACTACATCGGCTCCGGCCTACCCCGCTGGTTCCAGCTCTACATCGGACTCGAAGCCGCGGCCACAAAGGTCCGCAAGTACCAACCCGAGTTGGTCCCAGGCTTGCTCCAGACACGCGCCTACGCCACGCAGGTCTTTCAGGTTCCGGGCGGCGCCATCGACGTCGAGGACAGCGAGGAGCAAGAGCAGGCCATCCAACTCCGGATCGAGCGACAAGCCCTGCTGACCCGATTCGCCGCGCCGCAACTGAGCGTGATCCTCAACGAAGCAGTGTTGCGCCGCCCAGTCGGCAACGCCACGATCATGCGTGAACAGCTGGACCAGATTTTGAAGGCCGCAGAACTACCGAACGTGACGGTGCAGGTGCTAGCTTTTTCGGCCGGCTTACACGCAGGGGCGATGTCCGGAGCCTTCTCCATCCTGGAGTTTCCTGAAGACAGCAGCGGCAAGGAGGTAGAGCCACCCGTGGCGTACCTGGAGTCAGCGACCGGCGCGATTTATCTCGACAAGCCCCACGAAACGGCCGCCTACAACACCACATGGGCCGACATGTCGAGCCGCGCTCTGAACGAGCCCGAATCCAAGAGCCTGATCCAGCAAGTCGCAGAGGAGTACTCCAGTGTCTGA
- a CDS encoding type IV toxin-antitoxin system AbiEi family antitoxin domain-containing protein: MAEKLFRYPELLRAGSSRGAVRHAVEVGRLRRVGRGIYAAAAPDFGEDLRATLLRLPPEAVFGFHTGARLHGFGDVPQASLHVIVPASSVVPKISGLIAHESVLPVRDQVLLADVPVASAARCAVDLARTLPRMDALPLLDLALRCGACQPADLRRETARHAGLRGVCQARQLVRLADARSECRQESQLRLVLVDGGLPPPEPQIWVHDEWGNAVVRLDLGYQESKVGIEYDGRSHLTRERLRTDRARMNWLSAQGWTMRHFTARDLYHRPRYVVDQTRQALSSRRPERR; encoded by the coding sequence GTGGCCGAAAAACTGTTTCGCTACCCCGAACTTCTGCGTGCCGGCAGTTCGCGCGGTGCCGTTCGTCATGCGGTCGAGGTCGGTCGGCTCCGGCGGGTGGGCCGTGGGATCTATGCAGCCGCGGCGCCTGATTTCGGCGAGGATCTGCGGGCGACGCTCCTGCGGCTGCCGCCCGAGGCGGTGTTCGGGTTTCACACCGGAGCCCGGCTGCACGGGTTCGGTGACGTGCCGCAGGCTTCGCTGCACGTCATCGTTCCGGCCAGCTCGGTCGTACCGAAGATCAGTGGCTTGATCGCCCATGAGTCGGTGCTGCCGGTGCGCGACCAGGTGCTGCTCGCCGATGTGCCGGTTGCCTCGGCCGCGCGGTGCGCCGTCGACCTGGCCCGCACCCTGCCCCGGATGGATGCCCTTCCGCTGCTCGACCTGGCCCTGCGATGCGGTGCGTGTCAGCCGGCCGACCTGCGCCGCGAGACGGCGCGACACGCCGGGCTACGTGGGGTGTGCCAGGCCCGCCAGTTGGTGCGACTGGCGGATGCCCGGTCGGAGTGCCGCCAGGAAAGCCAACTGCGTCTGGTCCTCGTCGACGGTGGTCTGCCCCCGCCCGAGCCACAGATCTGGGTTCACGACGAGTGGGGAAATGCGGTCGTCCGGCTCGACCTGGGCTACCAGGAGAGCAAGGTCGGCATCGAGTACGACGGCAGGTCCCACCTGACCAGGGAGCGCCTCCGCACGGACCGAGCAAGGATGAACTGGCTCTCCGCCCAAGGCTGGACCATGCGCCACTTCACCGCCCGCGACCTATACCACCGCCCCCGGTACGTGGTCGACCAAACCCGCCAAGCCCTCTCCTCCCGCCGCCCCGAGCGGCGTTGA